Within the Leisingera thetidis genome, the region CTGGATCGCAGTCTTCATCGGCCTTGCCGGGGTTTTGGTGATAGTGCAGCCTGGTTCCGGTGTGTTCGAGCCCGCTGCCGTGCTCGCACTGCTGGCCGCCATCGCCTATGCCATCTCGATCATCACCACCCGCAAGCTGGGCAAACGCACCAACGGCGGGTCAATGACCCTGTTCACGCTGGTGTTCTTCATTGCCGCCGGCGCCGTTCTTGGCCTGATCTTCTCCAACCTCCAGACAGAGTCGCCCCACCCCAGCCTCGCCTTTCTCTACCGCGAGTAGCCCCCCCCGGCACCGAATGACTGGCTGCTGCTGATGGCGCTTGGGGGAATTTCAGGTATCGGCTTCTTCGCCCTGTCTCAGGCTTACCGGCTGGCCGAGGCCTCGGTCGTCACCCCCTTTGAATACACCTATTTGCCCTGGTCGGTATTCTGGGCCTGGATGATCTTCGGCAGCCTGCCCGGATTCACGACCTGGATCGGTCTTTCTATGATCGTCGGCGCCGGCCTGCTGATCGTCTTCCGCGAAGCCGTAATGGGCCTCCGTGTGGGCCGCCGCAAGGGCCTCGGCATCCTGCGCCAGCGCTGATGAGACCATGGGCAGGCCTGCGAGTCCGGGCTGCGCAAGGCCTGCACCCGCCGCTTGGCCGAAGCTGGTGCCACCAGCCACAATATAGGCGCTGTTACGGGCCGTTGAACACTGGCACAGGTACAGCGTTGCAGCGAAGCTGCAGGGCGCGAAGGCATGGCCAATTCTGAGATTGAGACACTCATTGCCCGCCCTGATGACGAGCGAACCTTGACGAACCCTTCTGGAAGGCTCGTCAAATCTGACATCAAACCCCAGCAGGGGCAGGGAAACATATGAGGAAGTGGTGAGCCGTGCAGGATTCGAACCTGCGACCCACTGATTAAAAGTCAGTTGCTCTACCAACTGAGCTAACGGCCCACTTCTTCGCTGCTGTCTAAGTGTTTTTCCCAAGAGGTTCAAGCACTTATTTAGCCTCGGAACTGCTTGGCAGCGTGTGTCGCGCTGTCCCGATAGGCGGCGTATCTAGGGCCAGTGCGACGGGGGGTCAACCCCTTTTTTCAACTTTTCTCACCGAAGGCTGGATTCATCCCGGCCCGAGGTCTATATGCCCGCCATGAGCACCAAGGCAGATACCGCACTCCCCTTCATGAAGATGCACGGGCTGGGCAACGACTTCGTCGTTGTCGACGCGCGCGCGCAGGACATTGCCATCACCCCGGCAATGGCCAAGGGAATCGCCCACCGGCAGTTCGGCGTCGGATTTGACCAGCTGACCGTGATATCGAACGGTCCGGGTGACGCGCATCTGACCTTCTACAATGCCGACGGCTCCACCTCAGGCACCTGCGGCAACGCCACCCGCTGCGTGGCGCGCCACCTGATCCTCGAAAGCGGCAAACCCGAACTGCACCTGACCACAGGCCGCGGCGACCTTTATGCCCGTGATGCGGGCAATGGCCTGACCTCCGTCAACATGGGCGCGCCGCAACTGAACTGGCAGGAGATCCCCCTGGCCGAAGAAACCGACACACTGGAGCTGCCGATCGAGGGCGGCCCAACCGCCACCGGCATGGGCAACCCGCATTGCACCTTTTTCGTGGATAATGCCGAGCTGATCCCGCTGACGGAATTCGGCCCCCGCTACGAACACCACCCGCTCTACCCCCAGCGCACCAATGTGCAGGTCGCCCAGGTAACCGGCCCCGACCGTATCCGCATGCGCGTGTGGGAGCGCGGAGTGGGTGTCACTCTGGCCTCGGGATCCTCCTCCTGCGCCACCGCCGTTGCCGCCGCCCGCCGCGGGCTGACAGGCCGCAAGGTGCAGATCGATCTGGATGGCGGCACCCTGTGGATTGACTGGGCCGAGGATGGCGTTTGGATGACCGGACCGACCATGCATGTCTTTACCGGCAGCCTGACCCGTGCATTCCTGGAGGCACTGGCATGAGCGCCCCCAAATTCACCACGCTCGGCTGCCGTCTCAACGCTTACGAGACTGAAGCAATGAAGGAGCTGAGCCAGCAGGCGGGACTTGAAAACGCGGTGGTGGTGAACACCTGCGCGGTGACCGCCGAGGCCGTGCGCAAGGCGCGCCAGGAAATCCGCAAGCTGCGCCGGGAAAACCCGGAGGCGCCGATCATCGTCACCGGCTGCGCCGCCCAGACCGAGCCCGAGACTTTTGCCGCGATGGAAGAGGTCACCCGGATCATCGGCAATACCGAGAAAATGCAGGCCGAGACCTGGAACGAAATCGCCAGAGGGCCGGATTTCATCGGCGCCACGGAAAAGGTCCAGGTCGACGACATCATGTCGGTGACAGAGACTGCGGGCCATCTGATCGACGGCTTCGGCACCCGCAGCCGCGCCTATGTGCAGGTCCAGAACGGCTGCGACCACCGCTGCACCTTCTGCATCATCCCTTATGGCCGCGGCAACTCCCGCTCGGTCCCGGCGGGCGTGGTCATCGACCAGATCAAGCGGCTGGTGGATAAGGGCTACAACGAGGTGGTGCTGACCGGCGTCGACCTCACCTCCTGGGGCGCCGACCTGCCCGCGCAGCCGCGCCTGGGCGATCTGGTGATGCGGATTCTGAAGCTGGTGCCGGACCTGCCGCGCCTGCGCATTTCCTCGATCGATTCGATCGAAGCGGACGACAACCTGATGCAGGCCATCGCCACAGAGCCGCGGCTGATGCCGCATCTGCACCTGTCGCTGCAGCATGGCGACGACCTGATTCTGAAACGCATGGCACGGCGCCACCTGCGCAACGATGCCATCGCCTTCTGCGAAGAAGCCCGCCGCCTGCGCCCGGACATGACCTTCGGCGCCGACATCATTGCAGGCTTCCCGACCGAGACTGACTCCCATTTCGAGAACTCGCTGAAGCTGGTCACCGACTGCGGCCTGACCTGGCTGCACGTCTTCCCCTATTCCAAACGCGACGGCACCCCGGCAGCAAAAATCCCCAACCAGGTGAACGGCAATGTGATCAAGGAACGCGCCGCGCGCCTGCGCGCCGCCGGTGACGCCCAGGTGGAACGCCATCTGGCAGAGCAGATCGGCAGAACCCACCGCATCCTGATGGAAAACCCGCACATGGGCCGCACCGAACAGTTCACTGAGGTGGCCTTTGCCATACCGCAGGAGGAAGGCCGGATCGTCACCACCGCAATCACCGGCACGGCCGGCAGCCAGCTGACGGCCTGAACCCATGTCAACAGGTCGCAGATGCGCCCGCCCCGGACCCGGCAGACAACCTCTGCCGGCGCCACCATCCGCTAGCCAGTGGCCCTGCTGGTCCAGGCTGCAGGCCAGGCCCGACCACACGGCTGCCTTCAGAAACGGTCCCTTCCAGCGCCCAATACCCCATCTCGAAAACGCTGTTCACTGCTGTCAGATCGTGTGCAGCTCCTCGCTCCCGCCCCGCGCTGCGCTGAATTCAATGCCGTGTGCATCCTCTCCGCAGGCACATGCTCTCACTGGTATAATTGTCCCGCATAGCCGGGTTAGCAGCCTTGCAGGCCTTCCACCGGCCCATTTCTTCGCGCCGGATTTCCGCATTCGACTGTCCAGGCATTTCAGCCGCCTGTTCCGCCAAGCGTGGCCAGGACACGCACGCTTTGCAACACAGCCAGCCGCAACGGAGTGGCGAAGACGCAACTGCCGCAGGCGCCCGGCTCCTTGCACATTTGCCCCCAGGGCTTTGAGCCGCTATGAAGGAGCCAAGGTCCCGGACACCTGCCGCTCGCAGCCTCTGGCTATGGTGAAGTCCGGATCTGCATCATTCCTGACGCCTGGGCGCAGGTCCGGATAGCAATGCGAGCCCTATCTGCATCCCCACCGCGCCCTTTCGCGAAAGGCATATCCCCATGCAGACTCCCTCCGCCCTTCCTCCCGTGCCGCAGCTCAAGGCCGAAGCCCGGCTGCTGCGCAGGCATTCACAGGCCCAGGGCCAGCCCATCAGCCACAGCACCGCGCTGGAACGGATCGCCAGCTACTACGGCTTCCGTGACTGGAACACCCTCAGCGCCCGCGCCTCCAACGCGCCGGAGCTGCAAGTGGGGATGCGGGTCGAAGGGTTCTATCTGGGCCAGCCCTTCACCGGCTATGTTCACGGGCTTGCAGCCTGCGGCAGCAATGGCCATCGGCGGATTACGTTGCAATTCGACACGCCGGTGGATGTGGTGCAGTTCGACAGCTTCTCCTCCTGGCGCCACCGAGTGTCCGCGGTCATCAATGCGGACGACCGTTCACCGCAGAAGACCTCGAACGGGCTTCCGCACCTGACAGTCAGCCCGCTGGCCTAGAACACCGGGCCCCGCCGGCTTCTTTCTGGTTTGAAATACTCCGGGGTGAATGCGCTGCAAAGCGCAGAGGGGCGGCGCCCCGAACCCGCGGCCAAAACGAAAACCCCCCGCAAGCGGCACTTGCGGGGGGTTGTTTCACGCTGTCAGTCAGCCAGGGCTCAGTCCTTGCCCTTGACCGGTGCCCAAAGCTTCTTGTTGGTCAGGTACAGCAGCACCGACAGGACGGTCAGGAACAGGACACCCACGAAGCCGGCCTGCTTGCGGGCCATCATCTTGGGCTCAGCAGTCCACATCAGGAACGCTGCAACGTCCTGCGACATCGCCTCCACATCATTGGCATGGCCGTCGGCAAATTCCACCTGCTCATCCGACAGCGGCGGCGCCATCGAGATCCAGCCGCCCGGGAAGGCGGTGTTTTCATAGAAGGTGGTGCCGGCTTCGTCCTTGGTCTCGCCGGTGTAGCCCGCCAGCAGCGAGGCGATGTATTCGGCACCGCCCATGCCCTTGAACAACTGGTTCAGACCCAGGCCATAAGGCCCGTGGAAGCCCGCGCGGGCCTTGGCCATCATGCTCAGGTCCGGGGCGCCAACACCGTTGTTCTCCGGGAAGTTGTCGACCGGCTTGGCCGGGCGGTCCTCATCCAGTTCCGGATCATAGACGCTGAAGTTGTCTGCCGCATAGGCCCGCACCTGATCCGCAGGCATCTGCGGGCCGCCCTCGTCCGACAGGGTGCGGATCGGCACCAGCTTCAGCCCGTGGCAGGCTGCGCAGACTTCGGTGTAGATCTGCAGGCCGCGCTGCAGCTGGTTGCGGTCGTAGGTGCCGAACGGGCCTTCGAACGAGAAGGCGTAGTCGGTGATGTGCTGCTCGCCGCCGCCTGCTGCGTAAGACGCAGCAGGGATCATGGCCAGAGCGAAGGCGGCACCGGTTGCCAGTTTCTTGAACATTGCGAGGTGTTCCTTCTTCTTACTCGGCAGGAGTGGCTTCAGCAGAAGACTTCTTGCCGTAGTGGGCGTCGAAATCCTCTTCGATGGTGGCAGGCTGAGCCGTCGGTTTCTCGATCACACCAAGCAGCGGCAGGATCACCAGGAAGTAGCCGAACCAATAGGCCGATGCGATCAGCGAGAACGATGCATAGGGCTCTTCTGCCGGCATCGCGCCCAGCCACATCAGGGCAAAGAAGTCGACCACCAGCAGCGCAAACCACCATTTGAACATCGGACGGTAACGGCCCGAACGGACGCGCGACGTATCCAGCCAGGGCACCAGCGCCATCACCGCGATTGCACCGAACATCGCCAGCACGCCGAAGAACTTGGCGTCAACAATGCCGCCGGTCACGAAGGAGGCGAACTGCACCACCCACACTTCCGAAGTAAAGGCACGCAGGATCGCGTAGAATGGCAGGAAGTACCATTCCGGAACAATGTGCGCAGGTGTCACCAGCGGGTTGGCTTCGATGTAGTTGTCCGGGTGGCCCAGGTAGTTCGGCATAAAGCCGACGATCGCCCAGAAGATCACCAGCACCACGGCCAGGCCCAGGAAGTCCTTGATCACGAAGTACGGCCAGAACGGCAGGGTGTCTTTCTCGGCTTCGGCTTTGGAGCCCTTGCGGACATCAACACCGGTGGGGTTGTTGTTGCCAGTGGTGTGGAAGGCCCAAATGTGCACGATCACCAGCGCTGCGATCACGAAGGGCAGCAGGTAGTGCAGCGAGAAGAAGCGGTTCAGCGTGGCGTTGTCCACCGCCGGTCCGCCCAGGAGCCAGGTCTGGATCGACTCGCCGATGAACGGGATCGCGCCGAACAGGCCGGTGATCACGGTGGCGCCCCAGAAGGACATCTGGCCCCAGGGCAGCACGTAACCCATGAAGGCGGTGCCCATCATCATCAGGTAAATCAGCATGCCCACGATCCAGGTGATCTCGCGGGGCGCCTTGTAGGAACCGTAGTACAGGCCGCGGAAGATGTGGATGTAGACAGCAACGAAGAACAGCGAGGCGCCGTTCATGTGAAGGTAGCGCAGCATGTGGCCGCCGTTCACGTTGCGCATGATGTGCTCGATCGAGGCAAAGGCCATGTCGACATGCGGAGTGTAATGCATCACCAGGACGATGCCGGTGACGATCTGCAGCGCCAGGCAGAAGGCCAGGACGATGCCCCAGATCCACCACCAGTTCAGGTTCTTGGGGGTGGGGATCATGATGGTGTCATAGATCAGGCCGACAATGGGCAGGCGGCTGTGCAGCCACTTTTCTGCACCTGTCTTCGGCTCGTAATGGTCGTGCGGAATACCGGACATGAGCGCGTTTCCTTATCCCAGCTTGATGGTGTTGGCGTCGGTGAACTCAGCCACCGGCACGTGCAGGTTCTCAGGCGCCGGGCCTTTGCGGATGCGGCCTGCGGTGTCGTAATGCGACCCGTGGCAGGGGCAGAACCAACCATGGAAATCACCGGCACCGTCGCCCAGCGGCACACAGCCGAGGTGGGTGCAGACACCCATCATCACCAGCCATTCACCGGCCTCGTCCATGGTGCGGTTCACGTCCGCCGCATCGGTCCCCGGCTTGTTCGGGTTTTCCGACCGCGGGTCGATCAGCTCGGACATTTCCACGGCACGGGCGGCGTCGATCTCTTCCTGGGTGCGGCGGCGGATGAACACCGGCTTGCCCAGAAACATGACCGAAATCTGCGTTCCAACTTCCACGCCGCTGACATCGACCAGGATCGAGGACAGCGCTTTTACATCGGCAGAGGGGTTCATCTGGTTGACCAGGGGCCATACGGCGGCACCCGCGGTCACTGCCCCGGCGCCGGCAGTGGCGTAGTAGAGGAAATCTCTCCGGGTTCCTTCGTGGTCTTCTGCGTGGGACACGAGGTTTTCTCCAATTCCAGCGCCCGTTTAGGGCAAACATGCGCATGCACCGCGATTGCTCGCAGTGACTCTGGCGCGTGTCTAGCGGGGAGAATGGCTTTCGTCCAGCGCTCATAGGCGCGCAGAAAGCCGCAGGACGGGATTTCTGTCTCGCCTGTGTGACAGTGCCACACCCATCTCGGTGCGGCCCCCGTCCGTTTCAAGAGCCGAGCTCAGCCCGCAGGCGGTTTTGTTGCCAGCATCGAGGGGCGCGAATCAAATTCCGAATACCACTCCGCCAGCGCCTCGTTGCCTTGGCGCCAGCCCGCATCCGGGTGGCGGAAGTCCACATAGGCCAGCGCACAGGCGACCGCGATCTGACCGATGTCCAGCGGTCCCTGCAGGTGGCTCATCCAGCGCGCATTCAGTGCCGCGCAGGCACCCAGCACCTTGCCCCGCTGCGCTTCCAGCCACTCGTCCCACTGCTTTTCTTCCGGCCGCAGCCGCTTTTCGTAAGACATCAGAACCGCTGCATCCATGATCCCGTCGGCGGTTGCTTCCAGCACCTTGCTGTCCCAGCCGCCGCGATACAGCCTGCCGCCCGCGCGCGCGTCCAGATAGGCGCAGATTACCCGGCTGTCATACAGCGCAGGCCCGTCATTGCGCTCCAGCGCCGGGATCTTGGCCAGCGGGTTGCTGGCCTTCACCTCTTGGCTGGGGCTGACGGGTGTGGTCGCAACATTGAGCATTTCAACATCATCCAGCTGCCCGGTTTCATGCAGCAGCACCACGACTTTGCGGGCAAAGGGCGACGCCGGGGAGTAGGTGAGCTTCATGGAAAATCCTCCGCTGTTTTGCTGCAGCCTACTGCAAGCCGCACCAATGAAAAGAGCCAAGCCTCTGTCTGTGCTATATTGGGTACAAGCCCGCCAGAAGCACAGGGAGGCTCAACCAATGATTATGCGGATATTCCAGGTGGTCGTCCGGCCGGGCAAAGAGGCCGAGTTCAGCAGATTCTTTCATGAAACCGCGATCCCGCTGATGAAAGGCACCGACGGCATCGTCTCGGTCCTGCCGGGCGCGCCGCGTGCCGAAACCCCGCGGGAGTTCAGCTTTGTCATGGTCTGGAAGGATCTGGCCTCATTAAAGGCCTTTGTTGGTGATCATTACACCAGCCCGCATATCGACCCCGCCGAGGCTGAACTGGTCGAGTCGCGCACCATCAAGCATTACGATCTGGTTGAATCCTGACCTGTCCCGCAGTTCCCGCTTGCAGGAACCTTCTCCGCTTGGCACAGTTCCGCCGTTCTCAGGGCGGGGCGGAATTCCCCACCGGCGGTAAGCGGGCGCGTCCCGCAAGCCCGCGAGCGGCTTCCAAATTTTGGAAGTGTCAGCAGATCTGGTGCGACTCCAGAGCCGACGGTCACAGTCCGGATGGAAGAGAACGTGCAGAAGGGCCGCGGGAAATGCGCGCCCGTCTGTTCGTGATCGCCTTGGGTGACGTGTCAGAACCAAAGGAGATTACGACATGACACACACCCGCTATGCCTTCATCAAGGCGCAATGGCATGCAGATATCGTGGACCGGGCGCTGGAGGGTTTCCTGCAGCTGGTCCCGGCAGAGCAGGTCGACGTCTTCGACGTGCCCGGCGCCTTCGAAATGCCGCTTCTGGCACAGGAGCTGGCCAAGACCGGAAAATACGCCGCTGTGGCCTGTGCCGCTCTTGTTGTGGATGGCGGCATCTACCGGCATGATTTCGTCGCCCAGGCCGTGGTAGACGGGCTGATGCGCGCCGGACTGGAGACCGGAGTGCCGGTATTGTCGGTTTCGCTCACACCGCATCAGTACCAGGAAACGGAACATCACAACGCGATCTACCGCGCGCATTTCGTGGAGAAGGGGCGCGAGGCGGCAAATGCTGCATTGATGATCGGCAAGACGCGAAAAGCTGCGCTGGCAGCGTAAAGTTGAGAGCTGCGCCTGCCTTGGGGGAGCAGGCAGGCGCAGCCCGGCCAAATGGCCGGGCAAGAGGTCCCAAGACGGGCTACCCCAGATACGCCTTCAACGCAGGCGGCGGGTTATCCAGCAGCTCCGCCGTCTTTTGCGGCGGGTGCGCCTTGCCCTCTGCCACCAGCACCACCAGGCCCGCAATCCGGCGGGCATCATCCGGATCGTGGCTGACCATCAGCACGGTGGCACCGCTTTCGCTGGCCAGTTCCGCCACCAGATCCAGCATCTCCGCTTTCAGTGCAGGTCCCAGCGCGGCAAAGGGTTCATCCAGAAGCAGGACTTCCCGCCCCTGCACCAGCACCCGCGCCAAAGCCACCCGGCTCTGCTGCCCGCCAGACAGCGCCGCAGGCTTGCGGGCGCCCATTCCATTCAGGCCCACACGCTCCAGAGCATCCGCCACCCGGCGCCAGTCCGCCTCCGCCAGCCGCAGATTGGCACTCACTCCCAGCGCAACATTCTGTGCCACGGTCAGATGCGGAAACAGGTTGCCGTCCTGAAACAGCATCGCAATCGGCCTCTTGCCCGGCTGCAGGCCGCTCAGATCCGCACCATTCAAGCTGATCCGTCCGCGTGCGAGCGGCAAAAATCCGGCAACGGCCTCAACCAGTGTCGACTTCCCGGCACCTGAAGGCCCGATCACCGCCACACAGGCACCCGGCGCTATCTCCAGATCGGCCTCCACGGCAAAGCCGCCATTCATGATCCGGCAATTCTCAAGCCTCAGCATGCCAGCGCCCTCCGCGGTCCAGGATCCAGAACACCCCCATCGAGAGCATCAGCAAGACCAGCGCCGCACCCGCCGCCGCCTCCATCCGGTAGGCTCCCATCAGCCGGTAGATCTGCAAGGGCAGCGTCGCGAACTCCGGATCCGCAAACAGCGCTACCACGCCCAGATCCCCCATCGACAAGGCCGCCGCCAACCCGGCAGCAAACCCGGTCTGCGCCCGCATCCGGGGCAAGTAGACCCGGCGGACAAAGGCCCAGCCCTGCATGTCCAGCGACAGCGACAGGCGCCCGTAGCGCCGCAGCACGTCCCGTGCCCGCGGCACCAGGATGCGCATGGCAAAAGGCAGCGCCATCACCGCATTGACCAGCGCTGTTACCGGCAGTGCCAGCGCAAACGGGTCGGCAATGGGATAGATCAGAATGAACAGCCCGGTGCCGATCACCAGCGGCGAGGCCGCCAACCCCAGAATCCCCGACAGCTCGGTCACGCCGCTCCGCCCCGCAGCAACTGCAGCCGCCATCGGCAGGGCCAGCATCAGCAGAATGGCTGTGCTGAGCGCCGCCACCAGAATGGAATTCCCTGCGGCCTGCCAGACGGACGCATTCAACGATGCGGCACCGGGCAGCCCGGCCAGCACGATCGCCGCCAGCGGCAGCAGCAGAAAGGCGCCGGAAAGGACAATCCAAAAGCAGTCCATGCTGCGCGCCAATGCACCCTGCCCGTCCCAGCGCCGCACCGCGCGGTCAAGGCCGGCGCCAAAGCCCTCTCCTGACGACACCCGCAGCGCCACCAATGCGGCGGCACCAGTCAGAAGCAGCTGCATCCCGGACAACAGCGCAGCGCGGCCAAGATCGAAATCAAACCGGAACGCCTGATAGATGGCGAGCTCAATGGTGGTGGCCCTCGGCCCGCCGCCCAGGGTCAGCGCCACAGCAAAGCTGGACAGGCTGATGGCAAAGACAACGGCCAGAGCCCCGGGCGCCACCCGCCGCAGCATTGGCCCTTCCAAGAGCCGCCACATCGCCAGCGGCCCGGCATCCAGTTGTGCCGCCTGTCGGAAACGCTCTGCCGGAATTTCCTGCCACCCCTGGAGGAACAGCCGGGTCGCCAGCGGCAGATTGAAGAAAACATGCGCCAGCACCACCCCGTGCAATCCGTAAATCTGCACCGGCTCCAGCCCGAAAAGGCCAAGCAAACCGCTCAGCCAGCCGGCCCGGCCAAACACCGCCAGCAAGCCAAGGATTGCCACGATGACCGGAAGAATGAAAGGCGCACCGAGCAGGGCAACCAGCAGCGTCCGCCCCGGAAACCGCTGCCGGGCCAATGCACGAGCAACCGGCACCGCCAACCCGACGCTCAACAGCGCCGACAGGCAGGCTTGTGTCAGCGTGAACTGCAGCGCGGCCCAATCGCTGGCGGCGAGGCCGGTTCCGGCCTCTGCCCTGAACGCCACAGCGCCAAGGGTCCCCAGAATCAGCGCCGCCACTAGCAGGGCCGCGCTGACCCCGGAAAACGCGCTTAATGGCTGAGCGCGTCCAGCCATTCGCCCAGCGCCGCCTCCCGCACGTCTGCCGCTTCAGTCTCATCCAGCAACAGGGATTTTTCCGGCGCGATCAGGGTGCCGAAACCTTCCGGAAGGCCCGCTGCCGGGGTCACTGCCGGGTA harbors:
- a CDS encoding DMT family transporter encodes the protein MRLGSVLLQLPRATAGFSSYLVYYMALAAIGLAETAAITFSTPIFVTVLVTVFLGERIGLFRWIAVFIGLAGVLVIVQPGSGVFEPAAVLALLAAIAYAISIITTRKLGKRTNGGSMTLFTLVFFIAAGAVLGLIFSNLQTESPHPSLAFLYRE
- a CDS encoding DMT family transporter; amino-acid sequence: MALGGISGIGFFALSQAYRLAEASVVTPFEYTYLPWSVFWAWMIFGSLPGFTTWIGLSMIVGAGLLIVFREAVMGLRVGRRKGLGILRQR
- the dapF gene encoding diaminopimelate epimerase, whose amino-acid sequence is MPAMSTKADTALPFMKMHGLGNDFVVVDARAQDIAITPAMAKGIAHRQFGVGFDQLTVISNGPGDAHLTFYNADGSTSGTCGNATRCVARHLILESGKPELHLTTGRGDLYARDAGNGLTSVNMGAPQLNWQEIPLAEETDTLELPIEGGPTATGMGNPHCTFFVDNAELIPLTEFGPRYEHHPLYPQRTNVQVAQVTGPDRIRMRVWERGVGVTLASGSSSCATAVAAARRGLTGRKVQIDLDGGTLWIDWAEDGVWMTGPTMHVFTGSLTRAFLEALA
- the mtaB gene encoding tRNA (N(6)-L-threonylcarbamoyladenosine(37)-C(2))-methylthiotransferase MtaB; this translates as MSAPKFTTLGCRLNAYETEAMKELSQQAGLENAVVVNTCAVTAEAVRKARQEIRKLRRENPEAPIIVTGCAAQTEPETFAAMEEVTRIIGNTEKMQAETWNEIARGPDFIGATEKVQVDDIMSVTETAGHLIDGFGTRSRAYVQVQNGCDHRCTFCIIPYGRGNSRSVPAGVVIDQIKRLVDKGYNEVVLTGVDLTSWGADLPAQPRLGDLVMRILKLVPDLPRLRISSIDSIEADDNLMQAIATEPRLMPHLHLSLQHGDDLILKRMARRHLRNDAIAFCEEARRLRPDMTFGADIIAGFPTETDSHFENSLKLVTDCGLTWLHVFPYSKRDGTPAAKIPNQVNGNVIKERAARLRAAGDAQVERHLAEQIGRTHRILMENPHMGRTEQFTEVAFAIPQEEGRIVTTAITGTAGSQLTA
- a CDS encoding glyoxalase superfamily protein, which translates into the protein MQTPSALPPVPQLKAEARLLRRHSQAQGQPISHSTALERIASYYGFRDWNTLSARASNAPELQVGMRVEGFYLGQPFTGYVHGLAACGSNGHRRITLQFDTPVDVVQFDSFSSWRHRVSAVINADDRSPQKTSNGLPHLTVSPLA
- a CDS encoding cytochrome c1 gives rise to the protein MFKKLATGAAFALAMIPAASYAAGGGEQHITDYAFSFEGPFGTYDRNQLQRGLQIYTEVCAACHGLKLVPIRTLSDEGGPQMPADQVRAYAADNFSVYDPELDEDRPAKPVDNFPENNGVGAPDLSMMAKARAGFHGPYGLGLNQLFKGMGGAEYIASLLAGYTGETKDEAGTTFYENTAFPGGWISMAPPLSDEQVEFADGHANDVEAMSQDVAAFLMWTAEPKMMARKQAGFVGVLFLTVLSVLLYLTNKKLWAPVKGKD
- the petB gene encoding cytochrome b, coding for MSGIPHDHYEPKTGAEKWLHSRLPIVGLIYDTIMIPTPKNLNWWWIWGIVLAFCLALQIVTGIVLVMHYTPHVDMAFASIEHIMRNVNGGHMLRYLHMNGASLFFVAVYIHIFRGLYYGSYKAPREITWIVGMLIYLMMMGTAFMGYVLPWGQMSFWGATVITGLFGAIPFIGESIQTWLLGGPAVDNATLNRFFSLHYLLPFVIAALVIVHIWAFHTTGNNNPTGVDVRKGSKAEAEKDTLPFWPYFVIKDFLGLAVVLVIFWAIVGFMPNYLGHPDNYIEANPLVTPAHIVPEWYFLPFYAILRAFTSEVWVVQFASFVTGGIVDAKFFGVLAMFGAIAVMALVPWLDTSRVRSGRYRPMFKWWFALLVVDFFALMWLGAMPAEEPYASFSLIASAYWFGYFLVILPLLGVIEKPTAQPATIEEDFDAHYGKKSSAEATPAE
- the petA gene encoding ubiquinol-cytochrome c reductase iron-sulfur subunit, encoding MSHAEDHEGTRRDFLYYATAGAGAVTAGAAVWPLVNQMNPSADVKALSSILVDVSGVEVGTQISVMFLGKPVFIRRRTQEEIDAARAVEMSELIDPRSENPNKPGTDAADVNRTMDEAGEWLVMMGVCTHLGCVPLGDGAGDFHGWFCPCHGSHYDTAGRIRKGPAPENLHVPVAEFTDANTIKLG
- a CDS encoding glutathione S-transferase; translated protein: MKLTYSPASPFARKVVVLLHETGQLDDVEMLNVATTPVSPSQEVKASNPLAKIPALERNDGPALYDSRVICAYLDARAGGRLYRGGWDSKVLEATADGIMDAAVLMSYEKRLRPEEKQWDEWLEAQRGKVLGACAALNARWMSHLQGPLDIGQIAVACALAYVDFRHPDAGWRQGNEALAEWYSEFDSRPSMLATKPPAG
- a CDS encoding antibiotic biosynthesis monooxygenase family protein, yielding MIMRIFQVVVRPGKEAEFSRFFHETAIPLMKGTDGIVSVLPGAPRAETPREFSFVMVWKDLASLKAFVGDHYTSPHIDPAEAELVESRTIKHYDLVES
- a CDS encoding 6,7-dimethyl-8-ribityllumazine synthase, with translation MTHTRYAFIKAQWHADIVDRALEGFLQLVPAEQVDVFDVPGAFEMPLLAQELAKTGKYAAVACAALVVDGGIYRHDFVAQAVVDGLMRAGLETGVPVLSVSLTPHQYQETEHHNAIYRAHFVEKGREAANAALMIGKTRKAALAA
- a CDS encoding thiamine ABC transporter ATP-binding protein — protein: MLRLENCRIMNGGFAVEADLEIAPGACVAVIGPSGAGKSTLVEAVAGFLPLARGRISLNGADLSGLQPGKRPIAMLFQDGNLFPHLTVAQNVALGVSANLRLAEADWRRVADALERVGLNGMGARKPAALSGGQQSRVALARVLVQGREVLLLDEPFAALGPALKAEMLDLVAELASESGATVLMVSHDPDDARRIAGLVVLVAEGKAHPPQKTAELLDNPPPALKAYLG
- a CDS encoding thiamine/thiamine pyrophosphate ABC transporter permease ThiP, with the translated sequence MAGRAQPLSAFSGVSAALLVAALILGTLGAVAFRAEAGTGLAASDWAALQFTLTQACLSALLSVGLAVPVARALARQRFPGRTLLVALLGAPFILPVIVAILGLLAVFGRAGWLSGLLGLFGLEPVQIYGLHGVVLAHVFFNLPLATRLFLQGWQEIPAERFRQAAQLDAGPLAMWRLLEGPMLRRVAPGALAVVFAISLSSFAVALTLGGGPRATTIELAIYQAFRFDFDLGRAALLSGMQLLLTGAAALVALRVSSGEGFGAGLDRAVRRWDGQGALARSMDCFWIVLSGAFLLLPLAAIVLAGLPGAASLNASVWQAAGNSILVAALSTAILLMLALPMAAAVAAGRSGVTELSGILGLAASPLVIGTGLFILIYPIADPFALALPVTALVNAVMALPFAMRILVPRARDVLRRYGRLSLSLDMQGWAFVRRVYLPRMRAQTGFAAGLAAALSMGDLGVVALFADPEFATLPLQIYRLMGAYRMEAAAGAALVLLMLSMGVFWILDRGGRWHAEA